Proteins encoded within one genomic window of Dyadobacter chenhuakuii:
- a CDS encoding EcsC family protein gives MHYQTYEETITPELHKWQQKMQKRPNLVDRTSKAVQDKINDIIPDKVHAVITSTIKQMTRAVLTGAEFTTALPAPKNSLEEIEREVSRRIEFYKKAGAAEGGIIGAGGFVLALAEFPILIAIKMKLLFEISALYGHSAEDYRERLFILHIFQLTFSSQKQRQKVFEQIIQWQEKSQGLPSDIHQFDWKTFQQEYRDYIDLAKMAQLIPGIGAAVGVIVNYRLLNQLGKTAMNAYRMRWFEERTLPAARRQEQLPSPAQNQ, from the coding sequence ATGCATTACCAGACATATGAGGAAACAATAACGCCTGAATTGCATAAATGGCAGCAAAAGATGCAAAAGCGGCCAAATCTGGTAGATAGGACATCGAAAGCGGTTCAGGACAAAATCAATGACATTATTCCGGATAAGGTTCATGCCGTTATCACTTCTACAATCAAACAAATGACGCGTGCGGTGCTCACCGGAGCAGAATTTACCACAGCGCTGCCGGCACCCAAGAACTCACTGGAAGAAATTGAAAGAGAGGTTTCCAGGCGCATTGAGTTTTACAAAAAAGCAGGAGCCGCAGAAGGTGGCATTATCGGCGCAGGCGGATTTGTGCTCGCACTGGCAGAATTCCCGATCCTGATCGCCATTAAAATGAAGCTTCTGTTTGAGATTTCTGCACTATACGGGCATTCAGCGGAAGATTACCGGGAACGACTTTTTATCCTCCATATTTTCCAGCTGACATTTTCCAGCCAGAAACAGCGCCAGAAAGTGTTTGAGCAGATCATTCAATGGCAGGAGAAAAGCCAGGGGCTTCCTTCCGACATTCACCAGTTCGACTGGAAAACATTTCAACAGGAATACAGGGATTACATTGATCTCGCGAAAATGGCGCAGCTGATTCCCGGAATCGGTGCAGCTGTGGGCGTCATTGTGAATTACCGGCTCCTGAATCAATTAGGCAAAACAGCGATGAATGCTTACCGCATGCGCTGGTTTGAAGAGCGGACGTTACCGGCTGCGAGAAGACAAGAACAATTGCCGTCACCGGCTCAGAACCAATAA
- a CDS encoding MlaE family ABC transporter permease, translated as MSANQKEKVYTKGLDSALLAVYNGYMFFLRFFREAFRGRMEFQELVKQCYAIGNKSLLLIGLTGFITGMVFTKQSRPSLAEFGAVSWLPSLVAIAIVRALAALVTALISAGKVGSSIGAELGSMRVTEQIDAMEVSAVNPFKFLVVTRVLASTITIPILMFYCTGVALMGAFLNVTLNEGTSFRAFFENAFEQITFLDVGTSLVKAIAYGFTIGIVGCYQGYNASKGTEGVGKAANSAVVISMFLIFIEEVIIVQVSNYFRI; from the coding sequence ATGAGCGCCAATCAAAAGGAAAAAGTTTATACAAAAGGCCTGGATTCGGCTTTACTGGCAGTTTACAATGGTTACATGTTTTTCCTGCGGTTTTTCCGGGAAGCCTTTCGCGGCCGGATGGAATTTCAGGAACTGGTCAAGCAATGTTACGCAATCGGCAATAAATCATTGTTGCTGATCGGGCTTACAGGCTTCATTACCGGGATGGTATTTACCAAGCAATCCCGCCCGTCACTGGCCGAATTCGGCGCCGTTTCCTGGCTGCCGTCATTGGTTGCGATTGCCATTGTGCGCGCCCTGGCCGCATTGGTTACGGCGTTGATCAGTGCGGGAAAGGTTGGGTCCAGCATTGGTGCCGAGCTGGGTTCCATGCGCGTTACCGAGCAAATCGACGCTATGGAGGTTTCGGCTGTGAATCCTTTCAAATTTTTGGTCGTCACCCGCGTGCTCGCATCCACGATCACGATTCCGATCCTGATGTTTTATTGTACGGGCGTAGCGCTTATGGGTGCTTTCCTGAACGTCACATTGAACGAGGGCACGAGTTTCAGGGCGTTTTTTGAAAATGCTTTTGAACAGATTACTTTCCTGGATGTAGGAACCTCACTTGTAAAAGCGATTGCTTATGGCTTCACAATCGGGATTGTGGGTTGTTACCAGGGTTACAATGCGAGCAAAGGAACGGAAGGTGTGGGTAAGGCTGCGAATTCGGCAGTCGTAATTTCCATGTTCCTGATCTTCATCGAGGAGGTCATTATTGTTCAGGTATCGAATTATTTCAGAATATAA
- a CDS encoding ABC transporter ATP-binding protein translates to MAEINQNEEPVIEIKDLYKSFGDLHVLQGVNLKVDKGENVVVLGRSGTGKSVLIKIIAGLLKQDSGVCNVLGREVAELNQKELTDIRLKIGFSFQNSALYDSMTVRENLEFPLVRHVKNLSKAEINEQVEYVLDAVGLLQTINQVPSELSGGQRKRIGIARTLILKPEIMLYDEPTAGLDPITCLEINQLINEVKEKYHTSSIIITHDLTCARETGDRIAMLLDGKFLRQGTFEEVFATDEERIKSFYDYNFIQ, encoded by the coding sequence ATGGCAGAAATCAACCAAAACGAAGAGCCGGTCATTGAGATCAAAGATCTTTACAAATCATTTGGTGATCTGCACGTGCTTCAAGGAGTCAATTTGAAGGTGGATAAAGGCGAGAATGTTGTGGTCCTCGGCCGGTCGGGAACGGGTAAGTCGGTTTTGATCAAAATCATTGCCGGGTTATTAAAACAGGATAGCGGCGTTTGCAATGTCCTGGGCCGGGAAGTTGCTGAATTAAATCAGAAGGAGCTAACAGACATTCGCCTGAAAATCGGTTTTTCATTCCAGAACAGCGCATTGTACGATAGCATGACGGTGCGGGAAAACCTGGAATTTCCGCTGGTAAGGCATGTGAAGAATCTTTCAAAAGCGGAAATCAACGAACAGGTGGAATATGTGTTGGACGCTGTTGGCCTGTTGCAGACCATTAACCAGGTTCCTTCGGAATTGTCGGGCGGACAGCGGAAGCGGATCGGCATTGCCAGGACACTTATCCTGAAACCCGAAATCATGCTTTACGACGAGCCTACCGCGGGACTTGACCCTATAACCTGCCTGGAAATTAACCAGCTGATTAATGAGGTGAAGGAAAAATATCACACAAGCTCTATCATCATTACCCACGACCTGACCTGCGCCCGCGAAACCGGAGACCGGATCGCAATGCTGCTGGATGGCAAGTTCCTGAGACAGGGCACATTTGAAGAAGTATTTGCCACAGACGAAGAAAGAATCAAAAGTTTTTACGATTATAATTTTATTCAATAA
- a CDS encoding MlaD family protein yields the protein MKKVFSSTISVKTLFDDVNGLKQGNNVWYSGVKIGTVKTIRFLSNSKVEVILHIEEKSQEFVRKNAKAKVSTDGLIGNKIIVIYGGTQKVPSIEDGDELVVEKMESTEEMLAVLSENNKNLLGITSAFKTISKNILEGKGTVGMLLNDERLYNDVDQTLAALKKASVNAQTMTASLSGFTEKLNQKGGLANDFATDTVIMRDLRTTIGRLNETVTSANGMVDNLKTASENLNSNRTSPLGVLLHDETTASNLKGTLQNLESSTEKLDENMQALRSNFLFRRYFKKKAKEEAKQPEKEAVKDSVSQ from the coding sequence ATGAAGAAAGTATTTTCTTCAACAATCTCCGTCAAAACGTTGTTCGATGACGTGAACGGGCTGAAACAAGGCAATAATGTCTGGTATTCGGGGGTAAAGATCGGGACAGTGAAGACCATTCGCTTTTTGTCTAATTCCAAAGTCGAGGTTATCCTTCACATTGAGGAGAAGTCGCAGGAATTTGTCCGCAAGAATGCGAAGGCCAAGGTTAGCACAGACGGACTGATCGGTAACAAGATCATTGTCATTTACGGCGGAACGCAAAAGGTGCCTTCCATTGAAGATGGCGACGAGCTGGTGGTTGAAAAAATGGAAAGCACGGAAGAGATGCTGGCCGTTTTGTCTGAAAACAACAAAAACCTGCTGGGCATTACGAGCGCGTTTAAAACGATCAGCAAGAATATTCTTGAAGGAAAAGGAACGGTGGGAATGCTGCTGAACGATGAGCGGCTATATAATGATGTGGATCAAACGCTCGCCGCACTGAAAAAAGCATCTGTGAATGCACAGACCATGACAGCTTCCTTGTCCGGATTTACAGAAAAACTGAATCAAAAAGGCGGTCTGGCAAATGATTTTGCAACCGATACAGTCATCATGCGTGATCTGAGGACCACTATTGGCAGACTGAACGAAACAGTAACTTCTGCAAACGGAATGGTTGACAACCTGAAAACGGCGAGTGAGAACCTCAATTCCAACAGGACAAGTCCGTTAGGCGTTTTACTACACGACGAGACGACGGCGAGCAATTTGAAAGGGACATTGCAAAACCTGGAAAGCAGCACCGAAAAGCTTGATGAAAACATGCAGGCGCTCCGTTCCAATTTCCTATTCCGCAGGTATTTTAAGAAAAAAGCCAAGGAAGAGGCAAAACAACCTGAGAAAGAGGCAGTAAAAGATTCAGTGAGCCAGTAA
- a CDS encoding Hpt domain-containing protein, translating into MDLQLNPALDLTYIDQVYGDDPVILYMIFDAFMSDSVPRWHSLRNALETEDMKEAASIVHGLKPSFTMAGLTWIRPKVEVLEKAIKDDETPEQLMHMYQTISAELNELLPIIEQESERLKSLQ; encoded by the coding sequence ATGGACTTACAACTTAACCCTGCTCTGGATCTTACTTACATTGACCAAGTTTACGGAGATGACCCTGTAATTCTTTACATGATTTTTGACGCTTTTATGAGCGATTCGGTGCCACGCTGGCATTCGCTCCGCAATGCATTGGAAACTGAGGATATGAAGGAGGCGGCGAGCATTGTACACGGATTGAAACCGTCGTTCACCATGGCTGGACTTACGTGGATAAGGCCGAAAGTGGAGGTGCTTGAAAAAGCGATTAAAGATGACGAAACGCCGGAACAGCTGATGCATATGTATCAGACCATTTCAGCAGAACTGAATGAATTGCTACCGATCATCGAACAAGAATCGGAGCGTTTGAAATCACTTCAATAA
- a CDS encoding glycosyltransferase family 2 protein, protein MEILFWLSLFIVFYTFLGYGIILYVLVRIRRAVKGKRPVPSLDQDMPTLTLIIAAYNEESIIEEKIQNTLALSYPHGKLSLIFVTDGSSDRTPELVSAYSQIKLLHTPVRSGKILAMHRAMHEVNTEVVVFTDANTYLNPDALLLIARHYADPKVGAVSGEKRVMQDAVSDATAGEGFYWKYESTLKKWDSELYSVVGAAGELFSVRHSLYRQVEPDTILDDFMISMLIAQQGYRIIYEPEAYASELSSENIKEELKRKVRIAAGGIQSILRLKKLLNPFNYPLLSFQYISHRVLRWTITPFLMILAFLLNIIIVVNDGNALYGLILFAQVAFYGAALAGWILEKRKIKVKALFVPYYFCVMNYAVMAGIIRFYKGNQSAAWDKSKRKSV, encoded by the coding sequence ATGGAAATACTCTTCTGGCTCAGTCTCTTCATCGTTTTTTATACATTCCTTGGTTATGGAATCATCCTGTACGTTTTGGTCAGGATACGGCGTGCCGTAAAAGGGAAACGGCCCGTTCCGTCGCTTGATCAGGATATGCCAACATTAACGCTCATCATTGCTGCCTACAATGAGGAAAGCATCATTGAAGAAAAAATTCAGAATACGCTGGCGCTTTCCTATCCGCACGGCAAGCTAAGCCTGATTTTTGTTACCGATGGTTCCTCCGACCGCACGCCAGAGCTTGTGAGCGCTTACAGCCAGATCAAGCTGCTGCACACGCCCGTCCGAAGCGGAAAGATCCTGGCTATGCACCGCGCAATGCATGAGGTTAACACAGAAGTAGTTGTATTCACAGACGCCAACACCTATCTGAACCCGGATGCACTATTGCTCATAGCCAGGCATTACGCCGACCCAAAAGTGGGGGCAGTATCAGGAGAGAAACGGGTGATGCAGGATGCCGTGTCCGACGCCACGGCGGGGGAGGGCTTCTATTGGAAATACGAATCGACGCTTAAAAAGTGGGATTCTGAGCTTTACTCGGTGGTGGGCGCAGCGGGAGAGCTTTTCAGCGTCAGGCACTCACTTTACCGGCAGGTGGAGCCCGACACGATTCTAGACGATTTTATGATTTCCATGCTCATTGCGCAGCAAGGTTACCGCATTATTTATGAACCCGAGGCTTATGCATCGGAGCTTTCGTCGGAGAATATTAAGGAGGAACTGAAAAGGAAGGTAAGGATTGCGGCAGGCGGGATCCAGTCGATTTTACGGCTTAAAAAGCTCCTCAACCCGTTCAATTATCCGCTTTTATCATTTCAATACATTAGCCACCGGGTGTTGCGGTGGACGATTACGCCCTTTTTAATGATCTTGGCATTCCTGCTGAACATTATCATTGTGGTCAATGACGGGAATGCATTGTATGGGTTGATTCTTTTCGCGCAGGTTGCTTTTTACGGCGCCGCGCTTGCGGGATGGATTCTGGAAAAACGAAAGATCAAGGTAAAGGCATTATTCGTTCCTTACTATTTCTGTGTGATGAACTATGCGGTAATGGCAGGGATTATCCGCTTTTACAAAGGAAATCAGAGTGCTGCCTGGGATAAATCCAAAAGAAAAAGCGTGTAG
- a CDS encoding glycosyltransferase family 2 protein: MKSVSIVTVNFNQPKITEDLLRSLEEVNTYPNLEIVVVDNGSKPDPVPGWVERYPHIKFIRSEKNTGFAGGNNIGLKHATGEYLFLINNDTEVTAELIGTLVATMDANPKIGMISPKIHYYDQPGMLQYTGYTPMNYYTARNACIGQFEQDKGQYDSLSGITGYAHGAAMMIRREALEKAGVMAENYFLYYEELDWCERIRNAGYEIHVDLSALIYHKESVAVGKRSALKEFFMNRNRILFIRKNGSPMQFLIFCCYFLLAVVPRNLIQYIKNKEYNFIPVFLKAITWHFTNKADSNNLGFPLSR; this comes from the coding sequence ATGAAAAGTGTTTCCATTGTAACTGTCAATTTTAATCAGCCTAAGATTACAGAAGATTTATTGAGGTCACTGGAAGAAGTCAACACATATCCGAACCTCGAAATCGTGGTGGTGGATAACGGAAGCAAACCCGATCCCGTGCCAGGCTGGGTAGAACGCTATCCTCACATTAAATTCATCAGATCGGAAAAAAACACGGGCTTTGCAGGCGGCAATAACATTGGCCTGAAACATGCTACGGGTGAATATTTATTCCTGATCAACAACGACACCGAAGTTACCGCGGAGCTGATCGGCACATTGGTCGCCACAATGGATGCCAACCCGAAAATCGGGATGATTTCGCCTAAAATACATTATTACGACCAGCCGGGAATGTTGCAGTATACGGGTTATACACCTATGAATTACTACACCGCACGCAATGCTTGTATTGGTCAGTTTGAGCAGGACAAAGGCCAGTATGATTCACTGAGCGGCATTACGGGCTACGCGCATGGGGCCGCTATGATGATCCGCCGGGAAGCGCTCGAAAAGGCGGGCGTGATGGCGGAAAATTACTTTTTATATTATGAAGAACTGGATTGGTGTGAGCGGATCAGAAATGCAGGTTATGAAATCCACGTTGATCTCTCTGCTTTGATATACCATAAAGAATCCGTTGCGGTAGGCAAAAGGTCCGCATTGAAGGAGTTTTTTATGAACCGGAACCGCATTTTATTTATCCGAAAAAATGGCTCCCCCATGCAATTTCTGATCTTCTGCTGCTATTTCCTGCTGGCAGTGGTGCCCAGGAATCTTATTCAATACATTAAAAATAAAGAATACAATTTCATCCCTGTTTTTCTGAAAGCAATCACCTGGCATTTCACCAATAAGGCGGATAGCAATAACCTTGGCTTCCCCCTGTCACGATAA
- a CDS encoding SpoIIE family protein phosphatase, producing the protein MISFPEPPTSVKKILLVEDNLMFRRVFEASLIKAGYSCVACESGTEALALLAVETPDLILSDYDMPVMNGFDFRQAILLNPKISDIPFVFLTSFTDNSLILQGLSMYAIDFINKETPIPVIISKLGNIIKSLQNEHVRSVRELRVAAETLNVKSIPTHSPVLPGFRVHFWHKGYLGYPGGDFIDFVQADQRFCFAFLGDIMGKKWTAWFFTFGFLSYIRAAIRFCVLDNDLTIDNIVQKINKLICMDESLQNILSSLSLLLLDSETGEVHYTGAGDLPLISFSSETGKPVTVLSSGLLLGLMEEGFYDKQVIKMKTGDQLVIFTDGMIDIPSAGSKKSDYPFFVSKITPYLGGQDSFGKIKTHVLESINDSNQMDDASIIFIEKT; encoded by the coding sequence ATGATCTCGTTTCCGGAGCCGCCGACCAGTGTTAAAAAAATCTTGCTGGTAGAGGATAATCTCATGTTTCGAAGGGTGTTTGAAGCGTCCCTCATTAAAGCAGGATACAGCTGCGTGGCTTGCGAGTCGGGAACGGAAGCACTGGCTTTGCTGGCAGTCGAAACGCCGGACCTGATCCTTTCCGATTATGATATGCCTGTCATGAACGGTTTTGATTTCCGGCAGGCGATTTTGCTTAATCCGAAAATCAGCGACATTCCGTTCGTGTTCCTCACTTCCTTTACAGATAATTCACTGATACTGCAAGGTTTGAGCATGTATGCCATTGATTTTATCAACAAGGAAACGCCTATTCCGGTGATTATTTCCAAGCTGGGCAACATCATTAAATCACTCCAGAATGAACACGTCAGGTCCGTCCGTGAGTTGCGGGTAGCAGCCGAGACGCTCAATGTCAAATCTATACCCACACACAGCCCCGTCCTTCCCGGCTTCCGCGTCCATTTTTGGCATAAAGGATATCTGGGTTACCCCGGTGGCGATTTTATTGATTTTGTACAGGCAGATCAGCGATTTTGCTTTGCATTTCTGGGGGATATCATGGGAAAAAAGTGGACCGCGTGGTTCTTTACTTTCGGTTTCCTGAGCTATATCCGTGCCGCCATCCGCTTTTGCGTACTTGATAATGACCTGACGATAGACAACATTGTTCAGAAGATTAACAAGCTGATCTGTATGGACGAAAGTTTACAAAATATCCTATCCAGCCTCTCGCTCCTCCTGCTGGACAGTGAGACCGGCGAGGTGCATTACACAGGAGCGGGCGACCTGCCCCTGATCAGTTTCAGCTCGGAAACAGGCAAACCCGTAACCGTCCTTTCATCCGGATTGCTGCTAGGCCTGATGGAAGAAGGATTTTATGACAAGCAGGTTATTAAAATGAAAACGGGCGATCAGCTGGTCATCTTCACCGATGGCATGATCGATATTCCGTCTGCTGGCTCGAAGAAGAGCGACTATCCATTTTTTGTTTCCAAAATCACACCTTATCTCGGCGGGCAGGACAGCTTTGGCAAGATCAAGACCCACGTGCTGGAAAGCATCAATGACAGCAATCAAATGGATGATGCAAGCATTATTTTTATTGAAAAAACATAA
- a CDS encoding STAS domain-containing protein, whose product MILKVNEINHVAQATILPQEASLANAEMFKEEMITLVANGARLIVVNFENVNYIDSSFLGSLVVALKYAMPRNVDIYLVSLKSDVKDLLTLIRMDKVFKIFKDFDEAMEASQ is encoded by the coding sequence ATGATACTAAAAGTAAACGAAATCAACCACGTAGCACAGGCAACGATCTTGCCGCAGGAAGCAAGCCTTGCCAACGCCGAAATGTTCAAAGAAGAGATGATTACCCTTGTAGCCAATGGCGCACGGCTAATTGTAGTGAACTTCGAAAATGTAAATTATATCGATAGTTCATTTCTCGGCAGCCTCGTGGTCGCGCTGAAATACGCAATGCCCCGAAACGTCGATATATACCTGGTTTCCCTGAAGTCTGATGTAAAAGACCTGCTTACACTGATCAGGATGGATAAAGTTTTCAAAATCTTTAAAGACTTCGACGAAGCAATGGAAGCATCACAATAA
- a CDS encoding anti-sigma regulatory factor, which translates to MEHDRIRIHFTSNREEIPGILRICLDHVVQNTKNASPSPDTFSKIKWVITELLTNAVKHSGTRDCTLNIKVDNNRLFLEKEDRGNPLSLIRQDTGKIFTWPIKGFTNRVEFQIYHNGVDSLIVRSDDAHSAKFYIKEMTGPDMPRLLNDSSEHFGLLILTKASHEFYYEYDPETQTNRFTSVFLFAEKTG; encoded by the coding sequence ATGGAGCACGATCGGATAAGAATTCACTTTACCAGCAACCGGGAAGAAATTCCCGGCATATTAAGGATCTGCCTGGACCATGTCGTGCAAAACACAAAAAACGCATCCCCATCCCCAGATACATTTTCAAAAATTAAATGGGTGATTACGGAGTTGCTGACCAATGCGGTAAAGCATTCAGGAACAAGAGATTGCACATTAAACATTAAGGTAGACAACAACCGCCTTTTTCTTGAAAAAGAAGATCGTGGAAATCCGTTGTCACTTATCAGGCAAGACACGGGTAAAATATTTACCTGGCCCATCAAGGGGTTTACCAACAGGGTCGAATTTCAGATCTATCATAACGGCGTCGATTCGCTGATCGTGAGATCGGACGATGCCCATTCAGCTAAATTCTATATAAAAGAAATGACGGGCCCGGACATGCCGCGACTGCTGAATGATTCCAGCGAACATTTCGGTTTGCTGATCCTGACAAAAGCTTCTCACGAATTTTATTACGAATATGATCCCGAAACGCAAACCAACCGGTTTACCAGTGTTTTTCTATTCGCTGAAAAAACCGGTTAA
- a CDS encoding glycosyltransferase, producing the protein MKLKGHQIIVFGLPRFDSTIESTNYTTARLLARENKVYYVENPFTVRDYFKLRKGPEFKVRKNHLSVWSGKLIDTDTPNLKIVIPPLLLSINFLPESGFFRSILKINESMIRRKLRTIIEAHNIKDYIFINSFNFHYPTLVNGLSPALTVYHCLDPMILPFNQRHGVVSEDILVRKSDVVICSSRALYLEKKQFNPKSYFVPNAADVTHSSKALRPDLPVFPKLLEIKKPIIGYLGAIERRIDYELLKEVITHNADKSFVFVGPVAKEFVPDWFFTAPNVFFLGAIDYADMPAVIKGFDVALIPFKKDEVSSSIFPLKLFEYLGAGKPVVAIDFNPDLKEFTEDIVPFCTDAQGFTAAIEEALATDSKALQSRRLAIAAENTWEKRVDTIADIIFQNLKPA; encoded by the coding sequence ATGAAACTGAAAGGACACCAAATCATCGTCTTTGGCTTACCCCGATTTGATTCGACCATTGAATCTACAAATTACACTACGGCGAGGTTACTGGCCAGGGAAAATAAGGTGTACTACGTCGAAAACCCATTTACAGTAAGAGATTATTTTAAGCTGAGAAAAGGCCCTGAATTCAAAGTCCGGAAAAATCATTTGTCTGTTTGGAGCGGAAAGCTGATCGATACGGACACACCGAATCTTAAAATTGTTATCCCGCCGCTGCTGCTATCCATTAATTTTTTACCCGAAAGCGGTTTTTTCAGGTCAATATTGAAGATCAATGAATCGATGATCCGGCGAAAGTTGCGGACGATCATTGAGGCGCATAACATTAAGGACTACATTTTTATTAATTCCTTCAATTTCCATTATCCTACATTAGTCAACGGGCTGTCGCCTGCCTTAACGGTTTACCATTGTCTCGATCCGATGATCCTGCCATTTAACCAGCGGCATGGCGTTGTATCAGAGGATATTCTCGTACGGAAAAGCGATGTGGTAATTTGCAGCAGCCGTGCGCTGTATCTTGAAAAAAAGCAGTTCAATCCCAAGTCCTATTTTGTGCCGAACGCAGCTGATGTCACGCATAGCAGCAAGGCATTGAGACCGGATCTGCCTGTTTTTCCGAAATTATTGGAAATCAAAAAGCCGATTATAGGCTATCTGGGCGCCATAGAAAGGCGCATTGACTACGAACTCCTGAAAGAAGTAATTACTCATAATGCTGATAAGAGCTTCGTTTTCGTAGGGCCGGTGGCAAAGGAATTTGTTCCCGACTGGTTTTTTACGGCTCCCAATGTCTTCTTCCTGGGCGCCATCGACTATGCAGATATGCCTGCCGTTATCAAAGGATTTGACGTTGCACTGATCCCATTCAAAAAAGATGAGGTGAGCAGCAGCATTTTCCCCCTCAAATTATTCGAATATCTCGGCGCAGGCAAGCCGGTTGTTGCCATTGACTTCAATCCTGACCTCAAAGAATTCACTGAAGACATTGTGCCTTTCTGTACAGACGCACAAGGCTTTACGGCGGCGATCGAAGAAGCGCTGGCAACGGATAGCAAAGCATTACAATCGCGGCGTCTGGCCATAGCGGCCGAAAATACATGGGAAAAAAGAGTGGACACCATTGCCGACATCATTTTCCAAAACCTCAAACCCGCTTAA
- a CDS encoding alpha-1,2-fucosyltransferase, which produces MVGVKFSGRLGNQLFQYFFLMYLKSRNSKLTYFFPNPHHAYLARYFDLGAFHNVTLQSKLYSVFARMLPKVFSFKDIYVQNFFSPKEFTPQNGTIYNGYFQSDYYIKHLPETSKPRLHSEFKEQFEKQFGAVFKKHKTIVVHIRRTDYLAYGKRDISLPVEYFQRELYAIHDLDQYQVFFVSDDMDFVKKSFPQKPNFIFSQNSEIIDFQLIMNADIAIISNSTFAWWAAYLCEKENRVIAPKNWFGFRIGREHPKGIMTDKFEWKEVITD; this is translated from the coding sequence ATGGTTGGCGTAAAGTTTTCCGGCAGACTGGGTAATCAGCTTTTTCAGTACTTTTTTTTAATGTATCTCAAAAGCAGAAACAGCAAGCTGACCTATTTTTTTCCGAATCCACACCATGCATATCTAGCCAGATATTTCGATCTCGGTGCATTTCATAATGTAACATTGCAGTCCAAACTCTATTCGGTGTTTGCCAGAATGCTGCCGAAGGTTTTTAGTTTCAAGGATATTTACGTGCAAAATTTTTTCAGTCCCAAAGAATTTACACCACAGAACGGCACGATCTACAATGGCTATTTTCAGTCAGATTATTATATCAAACATTTACCCGAAACTTCCAAGCCACGCCTTCACAGCGAATTCAAGGAACAGTTTGAAAAGCAGTTCGGAGCCGTTTTCAAAAAGCATAAGACCATTGTAGTGCACATTCGCCGCACGGATTACCTGGCTTACGGAAAAAGGGACATTTCTCTTCCCGTCGAATACTTCCAGCGAGAGCTTTACGCCATTCACGATCTGGATCAGTACCAGGTGTTTTTTGTGAGCGATGATATGGATTTTGTTAAAAAATCTTTTCCTCAAAAACCCAATTTTATCTTTTCTCAGAATTCTGAAATTATTGATTTTCAGCTGATTATGAATGCTGATATTGCGATCATATCAAACAGTACATTTGCCTGGTGGGCAGCTTACCTGTGCGAAAAAGAGAATCGTGTGATTGCCCCAAAGAACTGGTTCGGTTTCCGGATCGGCCGCGAGCATCCCAAAGGCATTATGACGGACAAATTTGAATGGAAAGAGGTTATTACCGACTGA